One Bombus pyrosoma isolate SC7728 linkage group LG11, ASM1482585v1, whole genome shotgun sequence DNA segment encodes these proteins:
- the LOC122572617 gene encoding uncharacterized protein LOC122572617 encodes MSQSYIHACERAELLGLPIPSEEEWKETQRIEAENINNDKDEVIENLDSSNEAAHRIGGGLDELNSILSVTQKKINRFKTVCGSLGTLLKVRVGSKNNTPNRKFIERNHNETKDIGSETSMSEENLIVELSNDKKQIENTETNAVMPKTINLNEKMGSHLDKLDSLITKAETAQYSMQYQTKQMKKFLK; translated from the exons atgtcTCAAAGCTACATTCACGCGTGCGAAAGGGCGGAATTGTTAGGATTACCGATACCTAGCGAAGAAGAATGGAAAGAGACCCAAAGAATAGAAGCcgagaatattaataatgataaagatGAAGTGATCgaa aatctGGATTCTTCTAATGAAGCTGCGCATCGAATAGGTGGTGGATTAGATGAATTAAATAGTATTCTCAGTGTTACGCAGAAGAAGATTAACAGATTCAAG ACTGTTTGTGGCAGTTTGGGTACTCTATTGAAAGTAAGAGTTGGATCCAAAAACAACACACCAAATCGTAAATTCATTGAACGAAACCATAATGAGACAAAAGATATTGGTTCCGAAACATCTATGAGTGAAGAAAACTTGATAGTAGAATTATCCAATGACAAGAAACAGATAGAAAACACAGAAACTAACGCAGTAATGCCAAAAACAATCAATCTCAATGAAAAGATGGGATCTCATTTGGATAAGTTAGACTCTCTCATCACTAAAGCAGAAACTGCTCAGTACAGCATGCAATATCAAACAAAACAGATGaagaaattcttgaaataa
- the LOC122572620 gene encoding dolichyl pyrophosphate Man9GlcNAc2 alpha-1,3-glucosyltransferase → MMQENTQILLISVFALLLRWCVTYHSYSGEGKPPMFGDYEAQRHWQEITLNVPIKKWYINTTNNDLQYWGLDYPPLTAYHSLVLGYVANMINSSYIKLHESRGFSSENHKYFMRLSVLCVDILIYIPSIIYFILTNQVSENFEKVELSIFGLKKKHINLLLILIYPGLILIDHGHFQYNSFSLGLFIGAVTAILQNSFIIGSILFVAALNYKQMELYHALPIFFYILGKYSPMKERFWLFNLVMLFCISITVLSTFFIIWLPFIKSWEIFVSVVLRLFPVSRGVFEDKVANIWCTINVIFKLRNTFANKELAKICLMSTTFAVSPSCVNLYLNPQKEKFVISLINCALAFFLFSFQVHEKSILLVAIPVLLYFPSNSFPCFWFLIISHFSMLPLFIKDGLYMVYWATLIFYFIFVLWAYSDVFDNTKLKNNENKSIFTKLKRNMIHYKNIFIVVSSILSFWKIILFYCSILGIIMLSLISGFLKPPKRYPDLFALLVSVYSCGHFIAFYLYFNYKQFVYEKY, encoded by the exons ATGATGCAAGAAAACACACAGATTTTGTTAATCTCAGTATTTGCTCTTCTTTTGAGATGGTGTGTTACATATCATTCCTACAGCGGTGAAGGAAAGCCTCCAATGTTTGGAGACTATGAAGCCCAACGGCATTGGCAagaaataacgttaaatgtgCCAATTAAAAAATGGTACATAAATACAACAAATAATGATTTACAGTATTGGGGATTAGACTATCCACCATTAACGGCTTATCATAGTTTAGTGCTGGGCTATGTTGCCAATATGATCAATTCTTCTTACATAAAGTTACACGAATCTAGAGGTTTCTCATctgaaaatcataaatattttatgagacTCAGTGTTCTTTGTGtagatattttgatttatatcccatcgataatatattttatattaactaATCAAGTATctgaaaactttgaaaaagtAGAGCTGTCTATATTTGGtctgaaaaaaaaacatattaatcttttgcttatattgatatatccgggtttaatattaatagatcatggacattttcaatataattcattttcattaggACTGTTCATTGGTGCTGTTACAGCTATACTTCAAAATTCGTTTATTATCGGGTCGATCTTATTTGTTGCAGCACTAAACTATAAGCAAATGGAACTTTACCACGCACTgccaattttcttttacatactTGGAAAATATTCACCTATGAAAGAACGGTTTTGGTTGTTTAATTTAGTAATGCTCTTCTGTATATCAATTACAGTACTGtctacattttttatcatatgGTTACCTTTCATTAAAAGTTGGGAAATATTTGTAAGTGTTGTTCTTCGATTATTTCCAGTTTCTAGAGGTGTATTCGAAGATAAAGTTGCTAATATTTGGTGCACAATCAAtgtgatttttaaattgcgTAATACTTTTGCAAACAAGGAATTAGccaaaatttgtttaatgtCAACTACATTTGCAGTTTCACCGAGTTGCGTAAATCTATACTTAAATCCACAGAAAGAGAAGTTCGTTATTTCCCTTATTAACTGTGCATTAGCATTTTTCCTGTTTTCGTTTCAAGTTCATGAAAAATCAATCCTACTTGTTGCAATTCcagttttattgtattttccaAGTAATTCGTTTCCTTGTTTTtggtttttaataatttcacacTTTAGTATGTTaccattatttataaaagatggTTTGTACATGGTATATTGGGCTacattaatcttttatttcatttttgttttatggGCATATTCTGATGTATTTGATAATA CAAAGCTAAAAAACAATGagaataaatcaatatttaccaaattaaaaagaaatatgatacattataagaatatttttattgttgtaagttctattctatctttttggaaaataattctattttattgttcGATTCTAGGAATAATAATGCTTTCTCTTATTAGTGGTTTTTTGAAACCTCCAAAGAGGTATCCAGATCTTTTTGCATTATTAGTTTCTGTTTATTCCTGTGGACACTTTATTGCTTtctatttatactttaattacaaacaatttgtatatgaaaaatattaa